Proteins co-encoded in one Spiroplasma gladiatoris genomic window:
- a CDS encoding APC family permease, giving the protein MLNINKKNKVKNKIFEFLTIFSMVIGLVVGSGIYLKNRSAEGGVLNAAKDNPYLAIIIWIFIGIVCTLMIVSFLEISSAIKKDQHNTLLSWSSKFISRRAASAFSIFYVTFYMPILAALGAVFTISVTFEYGLNPFLTAIGKSKLSEAFSNTSYNALKITLASIILIGFQLLNYFSEKPSQIIQTICTFTKFLPLIVVLIGGFVLYLTNNVADINGDPGGQNSFQSSSNQWKFWSFFATVVPVIFAFDGFIHAVTLQKDVEHKKVVEPALYAGILAITLFYILITIAIFIGANDGNIFKLFDNLFVKTPIISFLFKLIIAFTVATLCNGYTNLLPKTIQSAAHEGFLYFGKDSLNLSKKKASIIAILITLVLFYITIILSLSVNPLRDNTPPDYAFISETLSTSTVIYAFIIYYTLIVGVVHNRRTKKIETKKVKGGFTIGIINLVVLSLILPYVYFEYLIRPFITLNQDSMICAVASFIILIPIAIFYFVNEFKIKKSTVNDSKNKVV; this is encoded by the coding sequence ATGCTAAATATTAACAAAAAAAATAAAGTAAAAAATAAAATTTTTGAGTTTCTAACAATTTTTTCAATGGTTATTGGGTTAGTTGTTGGTTCTGGAATTTATTTAAAAAATAGAAGTGCAGAAGGTGGAGTTTTAAATGCAGCAAAAGATAATCCTTATCTTGCAATAATAATTTGAATTTTTATAGGAATTGTATGTACTTTAATGATTGTTTCTTTTTTAGAAATATCTTCAGCAATCAAAAAAGATCAACATAATACATTATTATCTTGATCTTCTAAATTTATTTCAAGAAGAGCTGCTTCAGCATTTTCAATATTTTATGTGACATTTTATATGCCAATATTAGCGGCATTAGGGGCAGTTTTTACAATAAGTGTTACATTTGAATATGGACTTAATCCATTTTTAACAGCAATAGGAAAGTCAAAACTTTCAGAAGCTTTTAGCAATACTTCATATAATGCTTTAAAAATTACACTAGCTTCAATTATATTAATAGGATTTCAATTATTAAATTATTTTAGTGAAAAACCTAGTCAAATCATTCAAACAATTTGTACTTTTACAAAGTTTCTACCATTAATAGTAGTTTTGATAGGAGGATTTGTATTATACTTAACAAACAATGTAGCGGATATAAATGGTGACCCAGGAGGACAAAATAGTTTTCAAAGTTCGTCCAATCAGTGAAAATTTTGATCGTTTTTTGCAACAGTTGTTCCAGTTATTTTTGCTTTTGATGGATTTATTCATGCAGTTACTCTACAAAAAGATGTAGAACATAAAAAAGTTGTAGAACCAGCTTTATATGCAGGAATTCTTGCAATAACATTGTTTTATATATTGATAACTATTGCTATATTTATTGGTGCAAATGACGGAAATATTTTTAAATTATTTGATAATTTATTTGTCAAGACTCCAATTATAAGCTTTTTATTTAAACTTATAATCGCATTTACAGTAGCGACATTATGTAATGGATATACAAACTTATTACCTAAAACTATTCAATCAGCTGCTCATGAAGGTTTTTTATACTTTGGAAAAGATAGTTTAAATTTGAGCAAGAAAAAAGCTTCAATTATTGCGATATTAATTACATTAGTTTTATTTTATATAACAATTATATTATCTTTAAGTGTTAATCCTCTAAGAGACAATACTCCTCCAGACTATGCTTTTATAAGTGAAACTCTATCAACTTCAACAGTAATATATGCATTTATTATTTACTATACTTTAATAGTTGGTGTTGTACATAATAGAAGAACAAAAAAAATAGAAACAAAAAAAGTAAAAGGTGGTTTTACAATAGGAATAATAAACTTAGTCGTATTATCTTTAATACTGCCTTACGTATATTTTGAGTATTTAATAAGACCATTTATAACATTAAATCAAGATTCAATGATATGTGCGGTCGCTTCTTTTATAATTTTAATTCCAATAGCTATTTTTTATTTTGTAAACGAATTCAAAATTAAAAAATCTACTGTAAATGATTCAAAAAACAAAGTTGTTTAA
- a CDS encoding formate--tetrahydrofolate ligase, which yields MKKIASILESFNIDKDDYEFYGKDIVKIDFTKYQNLKKKGNLILITSINPKPSGEGKTTTAIAITDGLNLIGKKAMIALREPSLGPVFGAKGTATGGGESEVLPVERINMHFTGDLHAITSANNLISAVIDNEIYWGTKLNIDINRIVWKRCMDLNDRALRNVEVQIKKNIKRKDKFTITAASDMMTILCLSKNMEDLKTRLENTIVAYDVEGKEIFLKDLNVVGSVLALLVDAIKPNLVLSKYNSPSLIHLGPFANIAIGTNSIISSQLALKLADYAIVESGFGSDLGFEKFMNVVNYDKDLIPDCVVMVVTIASLRLHDDFINNFYHLEQHLKHVELYNLNLVVAINVMNGDSQEEVDLLTKWLTKNNYSFERNNGYLEGPQGSKKLAQKIVEICDNKKNIKWLINKEDSLETKIKKVINNFYYLKDYDFSENVLNKLKILNNSKYANLPICMVKEHSKIDGNIANLENYKIMIRDIELNSGAQFILVYTNSVFSMPGLSKEANFKDINVDNNKITGLK from the coding sequence ATGAAAAAAATAGCAAGTATTTTAGAAAGTTTTAATATTGATAAAGATGATTATGAATTTTATGGCAAAGATATTGTAAAAATAGATTTTACAAAATATCAAAACTTAAAGAAAAAAGGAAATCTTATTTTAATAACCTCTATTAACCCAAAACCTTCTGGAGAAGGAAAAACAACAACAGCAATTGCTATAACCGATGGATTAAACTTAATTGGTAAAAAAGCAATGATAGCTTTAAGAGAACCAAGTTTAGGTCCTGTTTTTGGAGCTAAAGGTACGGCAACTGGCGGAGGAGAAAGTGAAGTTTTACCTGTGGAAAGAATTAATATGCATTTTACAGGTGACTTGCACGCAATAACTTCAGCAAATAACTTAATTTCAGCTGTTATTGATAATGAAATATATTGAGGGACAAAATTGAATATCGATATAAACAGAATTGTTTGAAAAAGATGTATGGATTTAAATGATAGAGCACTAAGAAATGTAGAAGTGCAAATTAAAAAAAATATAAAAAGAAAAGATAAATTTACCATTACAGCAGCAAGTGACATGATGACAATATTGTGTCTATCAAAAAATATGGAAGATCTAAAAACGAGATTGGAAAATACAATTGTTGCTTATGATGTTGAAGGTAAAGAAATTTTTTTGAAAGACTTGAATGTTGTTGGATCTGTTTTAGCTTTATTAGTAGATGCAATAAAACCAAATCTAGTATTATCAAAATATAACTCTCCCAGTCTTATTCACCTAGGTCCATTTGCGAATATTGCAATTGGTACAAATTCAATAATATCTTCTCAATTAGCTTTAAAATTAGCAGATTATGCTATAGTTGAGTCTGGTTTTGGTAGTGACTTGGGATTTGAAAAATTCATGAATGTTGTTAATTATGATAAGGATTTAATTCCTGATTGTGTTGTGATGGTAGTCACGATAGCTTCATTAAGATTGCATGATGATTTTATAAACAACTTTTATCATTTAGAACAACATTTAAAACATGTTGAATTATACAATTTAAATTTAGTTGTGGCAATTAATGTAATGAATGGAGATTCACAAGAAGAAGTTGATCTTCTAACAAAGTGATTAACCAAAAACAATTACAGCTTTGAACGAAATAATGGTTATCTAGAAGGGCCGCAAGGTTCAAAAAAATTAGCACAAAAAATTGTAGAAATTTGTGATAATAAAAAAAATATAAAATGATTAATTAATAAAGAAGACTCATTAGAAACAAAAATAAAAAAAGTAATAAATAATTTTTATTATTTAAAAGATTATGATTTTTCTGAAAATGTATTAAACAAATTAAAAATTTTAAATAATTCTAAATATGCAAATCTTCCAATTTGTATGGTAAAAGAACATAGTAAAATTGATGGAAACATAGCTAATTTAGAAAATTACAAAATAATGATTCGAGACATTGAATTAAACAGTGGAGCACAATTTATTTTGGTTTACACAAACTCAGTTTTTAGTATGCCTGGTTTATCAAAAGAGGCTAACTTTAAAGATATTAATGTTGATAATAATAAAATCACTGGTTTGAAATAA